The region TCCTGGACAGCCCCTGGCAGATCAGATGGCGGGAGAACAGCGGCTTGAGGCTGCTCTCCCCAATGATAAGGCAGCCGTAATGCCCGGCCACTTATTTCTTGGCGGCCTCAAGATGCGTCAGCGCTTCCTCGGCATGCTTCGTCGCGCTAGCGGCGTCCTTCTTCTTGCCCTCGGAAATGGCGGCGTTCAGGTGCGTGATGCCTTCCTTCGTGTGAGGGTTGGCCTTCTCTTTTTCCGCGGCGTCGGCGTGAGTAAGCGCCGCCTCGGCGTGCGTCACCAGTACGTCAGCGTGGCCTGCCTTGCCATGTTCGATCGCTTCCTTCGTATGCTTGATCGCTTCCCCAAGATGGTCTTCCGCGAGAGCCAAGCGTGGAGCAAAAAACGCAGCGAGGCCCAGGCCCAGCACGAGAATGAAAATTCTACGAGTCATTGAAATCCTCCCCGATGACGAGTCTCCC is a window of Methylocystis sp. IM3 DNA encoding:
- the smbP gene encoding small metal-binding protein SmbP, translating into MTRRIFILVLGLGLAAFFAPRLALAEDHLGEAIKHTKEAIEHGKAGHADVLVTHAEAALTHADAAEKEKANPHTKEGITHLNAAISEGKKKDAASATKHAEEALTHLEAAKK